In Campylobacter porcelli, the sequence TTAATATCCCCATCACTTATTGCTACAATTGGCGCTATGCTAATTATCTCTATGATGTTTTTTAAGATTGCGATTTTTGGCTTTTATCGCTGGAGCATTGATGTGTATTATGGAGCAAGCACGAGTATAACTGGATATTTAGCCGGAGCGTTTAAATTAGCTAGTTTTGGAATGTTGATTAAATTTGCCTTGCTTTATAGCGGTGGCTGGGATGAGATTTTAGCCATTATATTTAGCGTTGTGGCGATATTTAGTATGTTTATAGGCAACTTTTTAAGCCTAAAAGAGATTGATGTCAAAAAGATTTTAATAGCCGCTGGGATCGTTCATGCTGGGTATATTTTTATAAATTTAGCTAGTTTGAATGTCGAAAATCCGCTATTTGCTGGGGTGTTTTATATCACGATTTATGCTATTACAACTGGATTTGGCTTTTTGCTTTTAAATTCACTCTTTGGCGATAAACAAGTTACCATAGACTCCATCGCAGGATTATATCATAGCTCACCGCTTGGCGCTTTAGCATTTACTATTATCTGCCTTTCATATATTGGATTTCCATATACGGTGGGATTTTTGGGTAAGGTTTATGTATTCTCAAGTGCTTTTGAAGCTGGTAATGCGTATTTGGCAATTTTTGGTATCATTAATACCATTTTATCAGTATATTACTATTTAAGAATCATAATTAGCATATATTTTAAATCGCCAAATCAAGCTATCATAATCCCAAAATGTAGAGCTGTCTGGATAGGAATTTTAAGTATTTTAGCGATTGCTTTTGTGATTTTAGAGGGGATTGGGATTAGCTCAATTTTAGGCTATTTATCTTTGATAGTGGGCTAAATTTAGCTATTGTTAGACTGTTTTATATCTATTTTATAGTTTTTTGGTAAAATTACGCCTAACTGAATTTGGGGCGATATATGAGTAAGTTAATAATAGTTGAATCTCCAGCTAAAGCTAAAACTATAAAAAATTTCTTAAGTTCTGAGTATAAGGTTATAGCTAGTAAAGGGCATATTAGAGACTTGCCTAAATCTAGCTTTGGCATTAAGATAGAAGGGGATAAATTTACTCCAGAGTATAGGATTAGCAGCGACCACTCCGCTATAGTAAAAGAGATTAAAGAGCTTGCTAAGAGTGCTGATACCATCTATCTTGCGACCGATGAGGATAGAGAGGGCGAGGCGATTGCTTATCATATCGCAACAGCAATTGGTAAAAGGCCTGAAACTCTACCTAGAATAGTCTTTCACGAAATCACAAAGAGTGCCATTGAAGCAGCTCTAGCTAATCCTAGAGAGCTAGATATGAATAGCGTAAATGCACAACAAGCAAGAAGACTTCTAGATAGAATAGTAGGATATAAGCTAAGTCCGCTTTTAAATATCAAAATTCAAAGGGGCCTAAGTGCTGGACGCGTCCAAAGCTCAGCTCTTAAAATTTTAGTTGATCGTGAGCGAGAGATAAGGGAATTTAAAAGCATTGAATACTTTAGCATTGATACTAAATTTAAAGATGATTTAGAAGCTGAGCTTATCGAATTTCAAGGCTCAAAAATAGAAAAACTCACTATAACCAACCCTCAAAGGGCTCAATATATTTTAGATATTTTAAAAGCAGATAAATTTAAAATTAGCGATATTGAATCCAAAGAGAGAAAAACTAGCCCACAACCGCCTTTTATGACTTCAACTCTTCAGCAAAGTGCGTCAAATAGGCTTGGCTTTAGCCCTAAAAAGACTATGATGTTAGCCCAAACTCTATATGAAGGTGTGCAGACAAATAGTGGATTTATGGGTGCTATAACCTATATGAGAACTGATAGTTTAAATTTAGCCAAAGAAGCAGTAGAAGCTGCAAGGAAGCTTATAAAGAGCGAATTTGGTGATAAATACTTGCCATCAAAGGCTCAAATATATGCGACTAAAAGCAAGGGCGCTCAAGAGGCTCATGAAGCCATTCGACCGACAAATTTGAGCTTTACTCCTGATATTGCTGCTAAATTTTTAGATAAAGATCTTTTAAAGCTTTACACCCTTATCTATAATAGATTTTTAGCCTCCCAGATGAATCCTAGCATATCTCAAACGCAAAATATCATCATAAAAAGCGATAATTCTAAATTTAAACTCTCAGGCAGAAAGGTGATATTTGATGGATTTTATAAGGTTTATGGCGATATAGACAAGGATATAGTCTTGCCATCTTTAAATATCGGCGATGATTTAAGCGTCCAAAGTATGCAAAGCAGTAGCCATTTTACCGAGCCACCTAGTCGCTACTCTGAGGCTGGACTGGTAAAAAAGCTAGAGAGTCTTGGGATTGGCAGACCTAGCACCTATGCGCCGACTATTTCGCTTTTAACAAGCCGTGATTATGTAAAAGTAGAGAAAAAGCAGCTAATACCAAATGATATTGCATTTACCATGACTTCGGTGCTTGAAGAGCATTTTAATGATATTGTAGATAGCGAATTTACTTCTAAAATGGAGAAAAAGCTTGATGATATTGCTGAGAATAAAGCCAATTGGCAAGAGGTGCTATCTAGCTTTTATAACCCTTTTATCCAAAAAATCAATGATGGAAAGACAAATATAAAAAGCCAAAAAGTAGCCGAACCAATAGGCGAGAAATGCCCTGAATGCGGTGGGGAGCTAGTTAAGAGAAAGGGTAGATTTGGCGAGTTTATAGCCTGTTTAAATTTCCCAAAATGTAAATATAGTAGAAATTTGGGTAAATCTGATAAATTAGAGAAAAAAGAACCCGCTAAAATAGGTATAAAATGCCCTGAATGCGGTGGTGAATTGGTAGAGAGATTTGGAAAAAAAGGGAAATTTTATGGCTGTTTAAACTATCCAAAATGTAATTTTATAAGCAAATATAAACCAGCTGGCAAGAATTGCCCAAGTTGCAACGCTCCTATGATCTTAAAAGAGTTAAAAAAAGGCGATTTTAACGAGTGTTTGCAGTGTAAATTTAAAGAAGAGGTGAAAGATGACAAATAAGGTAGTAATGCTCTGTGCGATATGTAATGTTAGTAGTGGAAATTGTCCTGAAGATTGTGCGTATTGCACTCAAAGCGCTCATGTAAAAGCTGATATAAATAGATATAAACAAAAAAGCATAGAGCAAATTCTAACTGAAGCCAAAATGGCTAGAGCTAATAAAGCTCTTGGCTTTTGCCTTGTAACTAGCGGTAGGGGGCTTGATGATAACAAGCTTGAGTTTATCTGCCAAACTGCTAAAACTTTGCAAAAAGAGGTGCCTGAGCTAATGCTTATAGCCTGTAATGGAAGTGCGAGTTATGAGAGCTTAAAAGAGCTTAAAAATGCTGGAATTTTCAGCTATAACCACAATCTTGAAACTAGTCGCGAGTTTTTCCCTAAAATTTGCTCCACTCATAGCTGGGATGAGAGATTTGAGACGAATTTAAATGCTAAAAAAGCTGGTCTTGAGCTATGCTGCGGTGGGATTTATGGGCTTGGAGAGAGTAATGAAGATAGGATAAGCTTTAGAAATTCACTCAAAGAGCTAAATCCATTTACTAGCCCTATTAATTTTTTCATACCAAATCCCGCATTAAAAATCAAAGAGCCAAAGCTTAGTGCCGATGAGGCTTTAGGCATATTAAAAGATACAGCCAAAGCCTTGCCAAATACTAGAATAATGGTAGCTGGTGGTAGAGAGGTGGTGCTAGGAGATAGACAGTATGAAATTTTAGAAAATGGCGCTAGTGCCATCGTGGTTGGTGATTATCTTACTACTAGTGGCGAGGTTGCTAGTAAGGATATAGCTGAGCTAAGAAAAAGAGGCTTTGAGTTTGCATCACAGTGCCACTAATGAGCTTTCTATTTTATTAGTTTTGGCGTTTATAATTTTCATATCGCCATATATTTCCAAAATAACAAAGATACCAATTGCTCCTATAGAGATTATTTTGGGAATTCTTTGTGGGTTTTTTGGTTTTATCCCGCATAGTGAGCCATTTAAGATAGTAGCAGAAGTTGGGTTTTTCTATCTTATGTTTTTAGCTGGGACAGAGATAGATCTAAAATCGTTTTTTAAAATCGAAAAAAGCATTATAAAGTTAGTCCTTTCTTATATCGCTATTTTATACATTATAGCTGGGATTATCGGGGCATTTATATCGCCAACATTTTTGGTTATTGTGGTGGTGCCACTTATGTCTGTTGGGATACTATCTACCCTGTTTAAAGAGTATGGTAAAAATGAGCCTTGGCTAAATACAGCTATGATAGCTGGAGGCATAGGAGAGGTGGTAAGTATCGCTCTTTTAACCCTTATGTCGGCGTATATTGAATTTGGTAGCTCGGCTGAATTATTTAGCAGTATATACTATCTTATATTATTTATTGTGCTTTGTATGCTTGGATTTAAGGGGCTTGAAGTGCTATTTTGGTGGTATCCAAATCTTAAAATTCTACTAATGCCACACGATGATAAGAGCGAGAAGGATATTCGCCTTTCTATGGCTCTATTTTTTAGCACTGTAGCAGTGATGATATATCTAAATTTAGAGATTGTCTTAGGTGCGTTTATCGCTGGAAGTTTTATAGCGACATTTTTTAATCATAAAAAAGATCTCCCACATAAGCTTGGTAGCTTTGGGTTTGGCTTTTTAGTGCCTATATTTTTTGTATATATTGGCACGACCGTGGAGCTTGGCTATATTTTAACGCCTGGAGTGATTGATAATGCTGTAAAACTAATGATATTTATGATTATTGTGCGTGTGATGGCTTCTATGATATTTATAAAGCGTTTTGGATTGTATGATAGCATTCTTTTTGGTTTATCGCTCTCAATGCCACTTACGCTTTTAGTGGCAGTAGCTACTGTGGCTTATAATGCTGGGAATATACCAAAAGAGCTATATTTTGCTTTTATTATTGCTAGTATTTTTGAGGTGATTTTGTCTATGATATTAATAAAATTTACAAATTATCTTAAATTTCGCCTTAAATAATTAAGTTAGATATTTAAGGGCAATTTAATTTAAATAAAATTTAGATAAGATATAAAAAATTTTAATAAAAGGATCAAAATGAGTAACACAGTAACATTAACTGACAACAGAAATGGAAAGAGTTATGAATTTCCTATTCTTGATGGTACTTTAGGGCCTAGCGTTATAGATATATCTACTTTATATAAAGATACTGGTATGTTTACATTTGACCGTGGATATACTAGCACTGCGATGTGTCGCTCAGCTATTACATATATCGATGGCGAGGCTGGCACTTTGATGCATAGGGGCTATGATATAGCGTGGCTTGCTGAGAATAAAAAATATCTAGATTTAGTATATCTACTATTTAACGGCAAACTCCCAAGCGATGATGAATTAAACGCATTTCGCCAAGAGTTAAAAGAGAGAAGTTATCTAAATGAGAAGATGATTAAGCTATTTGACTGTTTCCCTGATAAGGCTCATCCTATGGCAGTTTTACAAGCTAGTGTGGCTACTATGAGTGCCTACTACAAAAGGGATATGAGCTTTGATGATATGAAAGATTATATGGAATTAGCTAAAAGAATGGTAGCTAAAATCCCTACTATGATAGCATTTCACTATCGCCATGTAAGAGGCTTCCCTGTGATTTATCCAGATTTGGATCGCGGATTTACAGAGAATTTCTTATATATGTTAAGAGCATTCCCGCACGATAAAGTAGATCTAAAACCAATCGAAGTAAAAGCCTTTGATACCATACTAATGCTACACGCAGACCACGAGCAAAACGCCTCTACTACCACAGTTAGAACTGTTGGTTCAACTCACGCTCATCCATACTCTTGTATAAGTGCTGGTATAGGTGCGCTTTGGGGGCATGCTCATGGTGGTGCTAATGAGGGCGTTATAAGACAGCTTGAGATGATAGGCACTCCAGATAGAGTAGATGAATTCATCAAAAAAGCAAAAGATAAAAATGACCCATTCCGTCTAATGGGCTTTGGGCATAGAGTCTATAAAAACTTTGACCCAAGAGCGAAAGTCTTAAAAGGATTAAGAGATAAATTAATTGATGAAATCGGTATCGATAGCAATCTAATAAAAGTCGCTACTAGAATTGAAGAGATAGCATTAAATGATGAGTATTTCGTATCAAGAAATCTCTATCCAAATGTTGATTTCCATAGTGGCGTAATCTTAAAAGCTTTAGGAATTCCAAATGAGATGTTTGCGGCTATCTTTGTGATGGGTAGGGTTCCTGGCTGGTTAAGTCAATGGATGGAGCTAAAATCTCAAGATAATATCAAAATTGTTCGCCCAAGACAGCTATATGTCGGACCAGCATCTCAACCTAAGTAATCTACATCAAATTGCCCTAAAGGCGGCGCTTGCCGCTGGGGCAGAGATCTTAAAATCTTATAGCAAGTTTCAAATTTATTATAAAAAAGATAATTCACTTCTTACAACGGCTGATTTATTAGCTAATGAGGCTATATATAAAATCTTAAGCAAAACTCAAATTCCAATATGCTCTGAAGAGAGTATTTTGCCATTTAATCAAAGAGATGAAAGCTCTATATTTTGGCTAGTTGATCCGCTTGATGGGACTAGGGAATTTGTATCTAGGAGTGGAGAATTCTGTGTGTGTATAGCGTTGATTTATCGCTCTAGACCAATTTTAGGAGTGATATACTCTCCAGTTCATAATCAAATATATAGTAGCTATCAAGGCTCTAGCATATATAAAAATGGCGAGATTATCAGTATAAATGAGAATGAAAGCTCATTAATAAGCGGAAAATCTAAAAACGATATAGATAAATTTGCTAAAAATTTTAATTTAGATATTATTAAACTCAGCTCAGCTATCAAATTTCCATATCTAGTTCAAGGTTTTGCTGGGGTATTTATCAGGCTATATGGCTCTAGTTTGTGGGATACGGCTGCTGGGGATTTTTTACTTCATCAAAGTGGTGGAATTATGCTATCTTTAAGTGATTTAAAACCTTTAAATTATGCTAAAAAGGAGACATTAAATGATAATTTTATAGCTTTGAGTAGCTTACAAAAGCCAAATTTAAGCAGATATTTAGACTATCTAAATTCATCGAAAAATATTAAATTTAGCAATAATATTGATTAATTGAAGTCTAAATTAACTTTTAGCATTAGCTTAAATTTTATTAAAATTCAGTTTAAGTTAAAATACAATTAGATAAAATTTAGTATTTCGTTTTTTTTTGAAAAGAGAGTATATGAGTGAAATAATCGGATATAATGTAAATGGTAAAATAGTAGATACACAAAGCTACACCGGCGGTGGCAGCGAAATTAAATTTGATAACTCCAAAGAGGCACTTGAGATCATACGCCACTCCTGTGCGCATTTGATGGCAGCGGCGATTAAAGAGCTTTATCCAGATGTTAAATTTTTTGTTGGTCCAGCCATTGAAGATGGCTTTTACTACGATATGCGTGTAAGTAAAAGCGATGGAAGTAAGCTTGGCGAAGATGATTTAGCAGTAATAGAAAAGAAGATGAAAGAGCTAGCTCTTGCTAAGACGCCAATTATCAAAATCGGCTCAACCAAAAGTGAAGTAGCGGTCAAATATGCAGATGATGATCTAAAACAAGAGGTCTTAAAACGCATACCAGATGGCGATGTGAGTTTATATTCTCAAGGCGAATTTGAGGATATTTGCCGTGGGCCTCATATCCCAAATACGATTTTTGCTAGATTTTTTAAGCTTACTAGAATTGCTGGGGCGTATCTAGGCGGTGATGAAAATCGTGAAATGCTAACTAGAATTTACGGCACGGCTTATGCTGATAAAGAGAGCTTAAATGAGCATATTAGGATCATAGAAGAGGCTAAAAAACGAGATCACAGAAAGCTTGGAAGCGAGATGAAGTTTTTTACCTTTGATGATAGCGTGGGGGTGGGACTCCCTATTTGGCTACCAAATGGCTCAAGGCTTAGAAGTCGCTTGGAGCATAAATTATATCGCACTCATAGACTTCGTGGCTATGAGCCAGTTCGTGGCCCTGAAATCCTAAAAAGCGATGCGTGGAAAATCAGCGGTCACTATACAAATTATAAAGAAAATATGTATTTTACGATAATTGATGAGCAAGAATATGGCATAAAACCGATGAATTGCGTAGGTCATATAAAAGTCTATCAAAGCGAAATTAGAAGTTATCGGGATTTACCGCTTAAATTTTTTGAGTATGGTGTGGTGCATAGACATGAAAAAAGCGGTGTTTTGCACGGGCTTTTTAGGGTGCGTGAATTTACTCAAGATGATGCTCATCTATTTTGTATGCCAAGCCAGATTAAAGAGAATGTGTATGAAATTTTAAGCTTTGTTGATATGCTTATGGGGGCTTTTGGGTTTAGCTATGAGATGGAGATCTCGACTAAACCAGCTAAGGCTGTAGGCGATGATGAGGTTTGGGAGATTGCTACAAAAGCCTTAAAAGATGCCCTTGATGAAAAAGGGCTAAAATATGGCATTGATGAAGGTGGCGGGGCATTTTATGGTCCAAAAATCGATATTAAAATTACTGATGCTCTAAAAAGAAAGTGGCAGTGCGGAACTATACAAGTGGATTTTAACTTACCAGCTAGATTTAATTTAGAGTATATTGATGAAAATAACGAAAGAAAGCAGCCAGTAATGCTTCATCGTGCAATTTTAGGAAGTTTTGAGAGATTTATTGGAATTTTGCTTGAGCACACAGCTGGGGAGTTGCCATTTTGGATCGCACCAACTCAAGTTGTGATTATACCAATTAATCAGACGCATTTGGATTATGCTAAGGAGATCTATACAAAACTACTTGATATGAATGTAGATAGCGAAATTTTTAGCAAAAATGAGACATTAAATAAAAAAATTAGAAATGCAGAAAAACAAAGAGTACCTATGATAATAGTGCTTGGCGATAATGAAGTAGCAAATAAAGGTGTAGCTTTGCGAGATCGTAGGGCTAGAGAGCAAAAGGATATAAGCTTAGATGAATTTTATAGCTTAGTCCAAACCAAATTAAACGAGGTGAGTATTTGAGTAAAGATAAAGAGGTTTATCTAAACGAAGAGATTCGTGCAAGCGAGGTTAGATGTGTAGGAGATGATGGCACGGCTTATGGTGTCATTAGCAAAGATGAAGCGTTAAG encodes:
- a CDS encoding 3'(2'),5'-bisphosphate nucleotidase CysQ family protein, whose protein sequence is MSDQHLNLSNLHQIALKAALAAGAEILKSYSKFQIYYKKDNSLLTTADLLANEAIYKILSKTQIPICSEESILPFNQRDESSIFWLVDPLDGTREFVSRSGEFCVCIALIYRSRPILGVIYSPVHNQIYSSYQGSSIYKNGEIISINENESSLISGKSKNDIDKFAKNFNLDIIKLSSAIKFPYLVQGFAGVFIRLYGSSLWDTAAGDFLLHQSGGIMLSLSDLKPLNYAKKETLNDNFIALSSLQKPNLSRYLDYLNSSKNIKFSNNID
- a CDS encoding biotin synthase: MTNKVVMLCAICNVSSGNCPEDCAYCTQSAHVKADINRYKQKSIEQILTEAKMARANKALGFCLVTSGRGLDDNKLEFICQTAKTLQKEVPELMLIACNGSASYESLKELKNAGIFSYNHNLETSREFFPKICSTHSWDERFETNLNAKKAGLELCCGGIYGLGESNEDRISFRNSLKELNPFTSPINFFIPNPALKIKEPKLSADEALGILKDTAKALPNTRIMVAGGREVVLGDRQYEILENGASAIVVGDYLTTSGEVASKDIAELRKRGFEFASQCH
- the thrS gene encoding threonine--tRNA ligase, with the translated sequence MSEIIGYNVNGKIVDTQSYTGGGSEIKFDNSKEALEIIRHSCAHLMAAAIKELYPDVKFFVGPAIEDGFYYDMRVSKSDGSKLGEDDLAVIEKKMKELALAKTPIIKIGSTKSEVAVKYADDDLKQEVLKRIPDGDVSLYSQGEFEDICRGPHIPNTIFARFFKLTRIAGAYLGGDENREMLTRIYGTAYADKESLNEHIRIIEEAKKRDHRKLGSEMKFFTFDDSVGVGLPIWLPNGSRLRSRLEHKLYRTHRLRGYEPVRGPEILKSDAWKISGHYTNYKENMYFTIIDEQEYGIKPMNCVGHIKVYQSEIRSYRDLPLKFFEYGVVHRHEKSGVLHGLFRVREFTQDDAHLFCMPSQIKENVYEILSFVDMLMGAFGFSYEMEISTKPAKAVGDDEVWEIATKALKDALDEKGLKYGIDEGGGAFYGPKIDIKITDALKRKWQCGTIQVDFNLPARFNLEYIDENNERKQPVMLHRAILGSFERFIGILLEHTAGELPFWIAPTQVVIIPINQTHLDYAKEIYTKLLDMNVDSEIFSKNETLNKKIRNAEKQRVPMIIVLGDNEVANKGVALRDRRAREQKDISLDEFYSLVQTKLNEVSI
- a CDS encoding NADH-quinone oxidoreductase subunit N, with amino-acid sequence MIALTPFLLSIAAIIANIFLSVTRINKALLLGLNLAFWAVILISFFAFRVQIFSSDIPFFVNEFIILGQFEFIFCVVIAFLMMIFLATLYFSDDESYFKPELIALANLASFGMIGMIISSEIITTLIFIEIASISIYAMIALNSNTKSIEAAFKYFLLSSFMSAFYLLGAALIFGDTQTTKYEIISRLISPSLIATIGAMLIISMMFFKIAIFGFYRWSIDVYYGASTSITGYLAGAFKLASFGMLIKFALLYSGGWDEILAIIFSVVAIFSMFIGNFLSLKEIDVKKILIAAGIVHAGYIFINLASLNVENPLFAGVFYITIYAITTGFGFLLLNSLFGDKQVTIDSIAGLYHSSPLGALAFTIICLSYIGFPYTVGFLGKVYVFSSAFEAGNAYLAIFGIINTILSVYYYLRIIISIYFKSPNQAIIIPKCRAVWIGILSILAIAFVILEGIGISSILGYLSLIVG
- the topA gene encoding type I DNA topoisomerase; the protein is MSKLIIVESPAKAKTIKNFLSSEYKVIASKGHIRDLPKSSFGIKIEGDKFTPEYRISSDHSAIVKEIKELAKSADTIYLATDEDREGEAIAYHIATAIGKRPETLPRIVFHEITKSAIEAALANPRELDMNSVNAQQARRLLDRIVGYKLSPLLNIKIQRGLSAGRVQSSALKILVDREREIREFKSIEYFSIDTKFKDDLEAELIEFQGSKIEKLTITNPQRAQYILDILKADKFKISDIESKERKTSPQPPFMTSTLQQSASNRLGFSPKKTMMLAQTLYEGVQTNSGFMGAITYMRTDSLNLAKEAVEAARKLIKSEFGDKYLPSKAQIYATKSKGAQEAHEAIRPTNLSFTPDIAAKFLDKDLLKLYTLIYNRFLASQMNPSISQTQNIIIKSDNSKFKLSGRKVIFDGFYKVYGDIDKDIVLPSLNIGDDLSVQSMQSSSHFTEPPSRYSEAGLVKKLESLGIGRPSTYAPTISLLTSRDYVKVEKKQLIPNDIAFTMTSVLEEHFNDIVDSEFTSKMEKKLDDIAENKANWQEVLSSFYNPFIQKINDGKTNIKSQKVAEPIGEKCPECGGELVKRKGRFGEFIACLNFPKCKYSRNLGKSDKLEKKEPAKIGIKCPECGGELVERFGKKGKFYGCLNYPKCNFISKYKPAGKNCPSCNAPMILKELKKGDFNECLQCKFKEEVKDDK
- a CDS encoding citrate synthase, with the protein product MSNTVTLTDNRNGKSYEFPILDGTLGPSVIDISTLYKDTGMFTFDRGYTSTAMCRSAITYIDGEAGTLMHRGYDIAWLAENKKYLDLVYLLFNGKLPSDDELNAFRQELKERSYLNEKMIKLFDCFPDKAHPMAVLQASVATMSAYYKRDMSFDDMKDYMELAKRMVAKIPTMIAFHYRHVRGFPVIYPDLDRGFTENFLYMLRAFPHDKVDLKPIEVKAFDTILMLHADHEQNASTTTVRTVGSTHAHPYSCISAGIGALWGHAHGGANEGVIRQLEMIGTPDRVDEFIKKAKDKNDPFRLMGFGHRVYKNFDPRAKVLKGLRDKLIDEIGIDSNLIKVATRIEEIALNDEYFVSRNLYPNVDFHSGVILKALGIPNEMFAAIFVMGRVPGWLSQWMELKSQDNIKIVRPRQLYVGPASQPK
- a CDS encoding cation:proton antiporter, which codes for MHHSATNELSILLVLAFIIFISPYISKITKIPIAPIEIILGILCGFFGFIPHSEPFKIVAEVGFFYLMFLAGTEIDLKSFFKIEKSIIKLVLSYIAILYIIAGIIGAFISPTFLVIVVVPLMSVGILSTLFKEYGKNEPWLNTAMIAGGIGEVVSIALLTLMSAYIEFGSSAELFSSIYYLILFIVLCMLGFKGLEVLFWWYPNLKILLMPHDDKSEKDIRLSMALFFSTVAVMIYLNLEIVLGAFIAGSFIATFFNHKKDLPHKLGSFGFGFLVPIFFVYIGTTVELGYILTPGVIDNAVKLMIFMIIVRVMASMIFIKRFGLYDSILFGLSLSMPLTLLVAVATVAYNAGNIPKELYFAFIIASIFEVILSMILIKFTNYLKFRLK